A part of Penaeus chinensis breed Huanghai No. 1 chromosome 6, ASM1920278v2, whole genome shotgun sequence genomic DNA contains:
- the LOC125026396 gene encoding zinc finger CCCH domain-containing protein 13-like isoform X4 — MREMAGDSHHHMSAMDKKQMHGQHGHRRSISSSSSSSSSSTSSSTSSSSSSSSTDTSAHRPGHKRDTKRKPRPSKRVVPTGDRSKLKKTKSASSSRKHSSSKSSKKSHPSKKDHDKVRSHKTSRSPTRRKSSMSKKLLSPGRKRSPSPSSRKSHKISPGSSKRSKSRKRSHSPRERVEYRDNRMAVPERSLSHGRDPSLGSHAGSSRGRDPRVDERMRRMSPEQIGRDRYSGRAESPSRRYEKERGMEEYVEQRRERRSPISRSREVERKDPHRHRDYDRHERDHYDERRRDDPRREDREREQLRERELRERELRDRELLKERERVELMEREQERERERMREVDDRRGRYAREHEFAREREVVVRGGGREYEGEREFYSPRGRPEIDARVMPVDDRRAYEDPAYDRYQSERERSRYEAGRDRYEELSLHDRRGLPPMEDRRSDRRGPPIDTRFPDERRRSGGSLDPRAHEAWVEEHRGMERLERAEHFAPHVPPRHRHQPDWVGGRPPAAWERHEDWGDEYGVAVGSRGGEWGEEPHEWVGDRQGPLPPHQEQWSHPRRSYRDEWGARGSEWVDRPLPAYSGGRDLGPPAPQGPSVGRADHSQPPPLGRRTRREPVEQVIDPPPLAGSSSCHHLPPSSEDEGIESALVPPRGGDAGTPPPPDQDQALMPGNDGELWEYDPGRGSWVRRAADAPPAPEAESPSKKEKSLSEPPQEAESENGGTAEIKKRSTPEEPVIEEVTAKKTRVEAPADVEEPENTLQEKDTFSDISDDADDILNQEVGGYNDDDSRNLSSSQLEPAFFHQDSRNMSRENGPSYDDLLDDEEAIHLEEISDDELEEDRQAKFNVAGALDINWASLVRDTPATHEVAAGTALKRFSPAHLLARIGVSTRYARKEVIEKVRAVCAADAAKDEEPKDIEVPPVVDSTGVVRLIKAREESRQRILDSIGPNRRALCARQDIALRRQLCNLPEQDLLGDNPLLDKDLFRQSVSLLKSC, encoded by the exons ATGCGCGAGATGGCTGGTGACTCGCATCACCATATGTCAGCTATGGATAAGAAG CAAATGCATGGTCAACATGGCCATCGAAGAAGCATTTCATCTTCAAGTAGCAGCTcatcctcatccacttcctcGTCAACCTCATCATCCTCAAGTTCCTCCTCCACTGACACTTCAGCTCACAGGCCTGGCCACAAGCGGGACACAAAGCGCAAGCCAAGACCCAGCAAAAGGGTTGTTCCCACAGGCGACCGCTCCAAGCTTAAGAAGACCAAGTCAGCATCATCTTC GAGAAAACATAGTAGTAGCAAAAGCAGTAAGAAGAGTCATCCTAGTAAGAAGGACCATGACAAAGTTAGGAGTCACAAGACTAGCCGTTCACCCACCAGAAGGAAGAGTTCCATGTCCAAGAAACTTTTGTCTCCTGGACGCAAACGCTCACCTTCTCCTAGTTCCAGAAAGTCACACAAGATATCACCTGGATCCTCTAAACGAAGTAaga GTAGAAAGAGGTCACACTCTCCTAGAGAACGTGTAGAATACCGAGACAATCGCATGGCTGTACCAGAGAGATCCCTAAGCCATGGGCGTGACCCTAGCCTTGGATCTCACGCGGGTTCATCACGTGGTCGAGATCCAAGAGTTGATGAGCGAATGCGTAGAATGTCTCCTGAGCAGATAGGAAGGGACAGATACAG TGGCAGAGCTGAATCACCAAGTCGGAGATATGAAAAGGAGCGTGGAATGGAAGAATATGTTGAACAGCGCCGAGAGCGTCGGTCTCCCATATCAAGATCAAGAGAAGTTGAAAGGAAGGATCCTCATCGACATAGAGATTATGACAG GCATGAACGGGACCATTATGATGAACGACGACGTGATGACCCAAGAAGAGAAGATCGTGAAAGGGAGCagttgagagagcgagagttgagggagagggagttgaggGATAGAGAGCtgttaaaggaaagggagagagtagagcTGATGGAGCGGGAACaagaacgtgaaagagagagaatgagagaagtggATGACAGGAGAG GACGCTATGCAAGAGAGCATGAATttgcaagggagagagaagtagtggTACGTGGTGGTGGCAGGGagtatgaaggagaaagagagttctATTCACCAAGGGGACGGCCAGAGATAGATGCAAGAGTTATGCCTGTTGATGATCGACGAGCCTACGAAGACCCAGCATATGATAGATATCAGA GTGAACGTGAACGTAGCCGTTATGAAGCAGGTCGTGATCGATATGAAGAATTATCTTTACATGATCGTCGAGGACTGCCTCCTATGGAGGATCGACGCTCAGATCGCAGAGGCCCTCCAATTGATACTCGTTTTCCAGATGAACGTAGAAG AAGTGGAGGTAGCCTTGACCCAAGAGCTCATGAAGCATGGGTGGAGGAGCATCGTGGAATGGAGCGGTTGGAGAGAGCAGAGCACTTTGCCCCCCATGTTCCCCCTCGTCATCGCCACCAACCAGACTGGGTGGGAGGCCGTCCACCTGCAGCTTGGGAAAG GCATGAAGACTGGGGAGATGAGTATGGTGTTGCAGTTGGCAGTCgaggtggagaatggggagaggaaccTCATGAGTGGGTAGGGGACCGTCAGGGTCCTTTGCCACCCCATCAAGAACAGTGGAGTCATCCCAG AAGGAGCTACAGGGACGAATGGGGAGCCAGAGGAAGCGAGTGGGTTGATCGGCCTCTTCCTGCTTATTCTGGTGGGCGTGATTTGGGTCCTCCTGCACCCCAGGGACCTTCAGTTGGAAGGGCAGATCACAGTCAGCCTCCACCACTAGGACGCAGGACTCGCAGGGAGCCAGTGGAGCAAGTCATAGACCCACCTCCCTTGGCTGGATCTTCAAGCTGCCATCATCT GCCTCCTAGCAGTGAGGATGAGGGTATTGAAAGTGCCTTGGTGCCTCCCAGAGGTGGGGATGCAGGCACTCCCCCACCCCCGGACCAGGACCAGGCACTCATGCCAGGTAATGACG GGGAGTTGTGGGAGTATGATCCTGGCAGAGGTTCATGGGTGCGAAGGGCAGCCGATGCTCCACCAGCACCTGAAGCTGAGTCACCTTCTAAGAAGGAAAAGTCCTTGTCAGAACCTCCGCAGGAAG CAGAGAGTGAAAATGGAGGCACtgcagagataaagaaaaggagtacACCAGAAGAACCTGTCATTGAGGAAGTAACAGCCAAAAAAACACGAGTAGAAGCTCCAGCAGATGTTGAGGAGCCTGAAAACACCCTGCAAGAGAAGGATACATTCAGTGACAtcagtgatgatgctgatgacattcttaatCAAGAG GTTGGAggatacaatgatgatgatagtcgcAACTTGAGTTCAAGTCAGTTGGAG CCTGCCTTTTTCCACCAGGATTCACGGAACATGAGCCGTGAGAATGGACCGTCATATGATG atctGTTGGATGATGAAGAAGCCATTCACCTTGAGGAGATCAGTGATGATGAGTTAGAAGAAGATCGTCAGGCTAAATTTA ATGTTGCAGGTGCTTTGGATATAAACTGGGCTTCTCTTGTGCGTGATACCCCAGCAACACATGAGGTTGCGGCAGGAACAGCTCTCAAGAGATTCAGTCCTGCTCACCTGCTGGCACGGATAGGAGTGTCTACTAGATATGCTAGAAAAGAAGTGATAGAAAAAGTCAGAGCTGTGTGTGCTGCAGACGCTGCTAAAGATGAAG AACCCAAGGACATTGAAGTGCCACCTGTAGTGGACTCCACAGGTGTTGTTCGCTTAATAAAGGCACGAGAGGAGAGCCGCCAAAGAATCCTGGATAGTATTGGTCCCAACAGGAGAGCTCTCTGTGCAAGGCAGGATATTGCCCTAag
- the LOC125026396 gene encoding zinc finger CCCH domain-containing protein 13-like isoform X3: MREMAGDSHHHMSAMDKKQMHGQHGHRRSISSSSSSSSSSTSSSTSSSSSSSSTDTSAHRPGHKRDTKRKPRPSKRVVPTGDRSKLKKTKSASSSRKHSSSKSSKKSHPSKKDHDKVRSHKTSRSPTRRKSSMSKKLLSPGRKRSPSPSSRKSHKISPGSSKRSRKRSHSPRERVEYRDNRMAVPERSLSHGRDPSLGSHAGSSRGRDPRVDERMRRMSPEQIGRDRYSGRAESPSRRYEKERGMEEYVEQRRERRSPISRSREVERKDPHRHRDYDRHERDHYDERRRDDPRREDREREQLRERELRERELRDRELLKERERVELMEREQERERERMREVDDRRGRYAREHEFAREREVVVRGGGREYEGEREFYSPRGRPEIDARVMPVDDRRAYEDPAYDRYQSERERSRYEAGRDRYEELSLHDRRGLPPMEDRRSDRRGPPIDTRFPDERRRSGGSLDPRAHEAWVEEHRGMERLERAEHFAPHVPPRHRHQPDWVGGRPPAAWERHKHPRHEDWGDEYGVAVGSRGGEWGEEPHEWVGDRQGPLPPHQEQWSHPRRSYRDEWGARGSEWVDRPLPAYSGGRDLGPPAPQGPSVGRADHSQPPPLGRRTRREPVEQVIDPPPLAGSSSCHHLPPSSEDEGIESALVPPRGGDAGTPPPPDQDQALMPGNDGELWEYDPGRGSWVRRAADAPPAPEAESPSKKEKSLSEPPQEAESENGGTAEIKKRSTPEEPVIEEVTAKKTRVEAPADVEEPENTLQEKDTFSDISDDADDILNQEVGGYNDDDSRNLSSSQLEPAFFHQDSRNMSRENGPSYDDLLDDEEAIHLEEISDDELEEDRQAKFNVAGALDINWASLVRDTPATHEVAAGTALKRFSPAHLLARIGVSTRYARKEVIEKVRAVCAADAAKDEEPKDIEVPPVVDSTGVVRLIKAREESRQRILDSIGPNRRALCARQDIALRRQLCNLPEQDLLGDNPLLDKDLFRQSVSLLKSC; this comes from the exons ATGCGCGAGATGGCTGGTGACTCGCATCACCATATGTCAGCTATGGATAAGAAG CAAATGCATGGTCAACATGGCCATCGAAGAAGCATTTCATCTTCAAGTAGCAGCTcatcctcatccacttcctcGTCAACCTCATCATCCTCAAGTTCCTCCTCCACTGACACTTCAGCTCACAGGCCTGGCCACAAGCGGGACACAAAGCGCAAGCCAAGACCCAGCAAAAGGGTTGTTCCCACAGGCGACCGCTCCAAGCTTAAGAAGACCAAGTCAGCATCATCTTC GAGAAAACATAGTAGTAGCAAAAGCAGTAAGAAGAGTCATCCTAGTAAGAAGGACCATGACAAAGTTAGGAGTCACAAGACTAGCCGTTCACCCACCAGAAGGAAGAGTTCCATGTCCAAGAAACTTTTGTCTCCTGGACGCAAACGCTCACCTTCTCCTAGTTCCAGAAAGTCACACAAGATATCACCTGGATCCTCTAAACGAA GTAGAAAGAGGTCACACTCTCCTAGAGAACGTGTAGAATACCGAGACAATCGCATGGCTGTACCAGAGAGATCCCTAAGCCATGGGCGTGACCCTAGCCTTGGATCTCACGCGGGTTCATCACGTGGTCGAGATCCAAGAGTTGATGAGCGAATGCGTAGAATGTCTCCTGAGCAGATAGGAAGGGACAGATACAG TGGCAGAGCTGAATCACCAAGTCGGAGATATGAAAAGGAGCGTGGAATGGAAGAATATGTTGAACAGCGCCGAGAGCGTCGGTCTCCCATATCAAGATCAAGAGAAGTTGAAAGGAAGGATCCTCATCGACATAGAGATTATGACAG GCATGAACGGGACCATTATGATGAACGACGACGTGATGACCCAAGAAGAGAAGATCGTGAAAGGGAGCagttgagagagcgagagttgagggagagggagttgaggGATAGAGAGCtgttaaaggaaagggagagagtagagcTGATGGAGCGGGAACaagaacgtgaaagagagagaatgagagaagtggATGACAGGAGAG GACGCTATGCAAGAGAGCATGAATttgcaagggagagagaagtagtggTACGTGGTGGTGGCAGGGagtatgaaggagaaagagagttctATTCACCAAGGGGACGGCCAGAGATAGATGCAAGAGTTATGCCTGTTGATGATCGACGAGCCTACGAAGACCCAGCATATGATAGATATCAGA GTGAACGTGAACGTAGCCGTTATGAAGCAGGTCGTGATCGATATGAAGAATTATCTTTACATGATCGTCGAGGACTGCCTCCTATGGAGGATCGACGCTCAGATCGCAGAGGCCCTCCAATTGATACTCGTTTTCCAGATGAACGTAGAAG AAGTGGAGGTAGCCTTGACCCAAGAGCTCATGAAGCATGGGTGGAGGAGCATCGTGGAATGGAGCGGTTGGAGAGAGCAGAGCACTTTGCCCCCCATGTTCCCCCTCGTCATCGCCACCAACCAGACTGGGTGGGAGGCCGTCCACCTGCAGCTTGGGAAAGGCATAAACACCCCAG GCATGAAGACTGGGGAGATGAGTATGGTGTTGCAGTTGGCAGTCgaggtggagaatggggagaggaaccTCATGAGTGGGTAGGGGACCGTCAGGGTCCTTTGCCACCCCATCAAGAACAGTGGAGTCATCCCAG AAGGAGCTACAGGGACGAATGGGGAGCCAGAGGAAGCGAGTGGGTTGATCGGCCTCTTCCTGCTTATTCTGGTGGGCGTGATTTGGGTCCTCCTGCACCCCAGGGACCTTCAGTTGGAAGGGCAGATCACAGTCAGCCTCCACCACTAGGACGCAGGACTCGCAGGGAGCCAGTGGAGCAAGTCATAGACCCACCTCCCTTGGCTGGATCTTCAAGCTGCCATCATCT GCCTCCTAGCAGTGAGGATGAGGGTATTGAAAGTGCCTTGGTGCCTCCCAGAGGTGGGGATGCAGGCACTCCCCCACCCCCGGACCAGGACCAGGCACTCATGCCAGGTAATGACG GGGAGTTGTGGGAGTATGATCCTGGCAGAGGTTCATGGGTGCGAAGGGCAGCCGATGCTCCACCAGCACCTGAAGCTGAGTCACCTTCTAAGAAGGAAAAGTCCTTGTCAGAACCTCCGCAGGAAG CAGAGAGTGAAAATGGAGGCACtgcagagataaagaaaaggagtacACCAGAAGAACCTGTCATTGAGGAAGTAACAGCCAAAAAAACACGAGTAGAAGCTCCAGCAGATGTTGAGGAGCCTGAAAACACCCTGCAAGAGAAGGATACATTCAGTGACAtcagtgatgatgctgatgacattcttaatCAAGAG GTTGGAggatacaatgatgatgatagtcgcAACTTGAGTTCAAGTCAGTTGGAG CCTGCCTTTTTCCACCAGGATTCACGGAACATGAGCCGTGAGAATGGACCGTCATATGATG atctGTTGGATGATGAAGAAGCCATTCACCTTGAGGAGATCAGTGATGATGAGTTAGAAGAAGATCGTCAGGCTAAATTTA ATGTTGCAGGTGCTTTGGATATAAACTGGGCTTCTCTTGTGCGTGATACCCCAGCAACACATGAGGTTGCGGCAGGAACAGCTCTCAAGAGATTCAGTCCTGCTCACCTGCTGGCACGGATAGGAGTGTCTACTAGATATGCTAGAAAAGAAGTGATAGAAAAAGTCAGAGCTGTGTGTGCTGCAGACGCTGCTAAAGATGAAG AACCCAAGGACATTGAAGTGCCACCTGTAGTGGACTCCACAGGTGTTGTTCGCTTAATAAAGGCACGAGAGGAGAGCCGCCAAAGAATCCTGGATAGTATTGGTCCCAACAGGAGAGCTCTCTGTGCAAGGCAGGATATTGCCCTAag
- the LOC125026396 gene encoding zinc finger CCCH domain-containing protein 13-like isoform X5, which translates to MREMAGDSHHHMSAMDKKQMHGQHGHRRSISSSSSSSSSSTSSSTSSSSSSSSTDTSAHRPGHKRDTKRKPRPSKRVVPTGDRSKLKKTKSASSSRKHSSSKSSKKSHPSKKDHDKVRSHKTSRSPTRRKSSMSKKLLSPGRKRSPSPSSRKSHKISPGSSKRSKSRKRSHSPRERVEYRDNRMAVPERSLSHGRDPSLGSHAGSSRGRDPRVDERMRRMSPEQIGRDRYSGRAESPSRRYEKERGMEEYVEQRRERRSPISRSREVERKDPHRHRDYDRHERDHYDERRRDDPRREDREREQLRERELRERELRDRELLKERERVELMEREQERERERMREVDDRRGRYAREHEFAREREVVVRGGGREYEGEREFYSPRGRPEIDARVMPVDDRRAYEDPAYDRYQSERERSRYEAGRDRYEELSLHDRRGLPPMEDRRSDRRGPPIDTRFPDERRRSGGSLDPRAHEAWVEEHRGMERLERAEHFAPHVPPRHRHQPDWVGGRPPAAWERHKHPRHEDWGDEYGVAVGSRGGEWGEEPHEWVGDRQGPLPPHQEQWSHPRRSYRDEWGARGSEWVDRPLPAYSGGRDLGPPAPQGPSVGRADHSQPPPLGRRTRREPVEQVIDPPPLAGSSSCHHLPPSSEDEGIESALVPPRGGDAGTPPPPDQDQALMPGNDGELWEYDPGRGSWVRRAADAPPAPEAESPSKKEKSLSEPPQEAESENGGTAEIKKRSTPEEPVIEEVTAKKTRVEAPADVEEPENTLQEKDTFSDISDDADDILNQEVGGYNDDDSRNLSSSQLEDSRNMSRENGPSYDDLLDDEEAIHLEEISDDELEEDRQAKFNVAGALDINWASLVRDTPATHEVAAGTALKRFSPAHLLARIGVSTRYARKEVIEKVRAVCAADAAKDEEPKDIEVPPVVDSTGVVRLIKAREESRQRILDSIGPNRRALCARQDIALRRQLCNLPEQDLLGDNPLLDKDLFRQSVSLLKSC; encoded by the exons ATGCGCGAGATGGCTGGTGACTCGCATCACCATATGTCAGCTATGGATAAGAAG CAAATGCATGGTCAACATGGCCATCGAAGAAGCATTTCATCTTCAAGTAGCAGCTcatcctcatccacttcctcGTCAACCTCATCATCCTCAAGTTCCTCCTCCACTGACACTTCAGCTCACAGGCCTGGCCACAAGCGGGACACAAAGCGCAAGCCAAGACCCAGCAAAAGGGTTGTTCCCACAGGCGACCGCTCCAAGCTTAAGAAGACCAAGTCAGCATCATCTTC GAGAAAACATAGTAGTAGCAAAAGCAGTAAGAAGAGTCATCCTAGTAAGAAGGACCATGACAAAGTTAGGAGTCACAAGACTAGCCGTTCACCCACCAGAAGGAAGAGTTCCATGTCCAAGAAACTTTTGTCTCCTGGACGCAAACGCTCACCTTCTCCTAGTTCCAGAAAGTCACACAAGATATCACCTGGATCCTCTAAACGAAGTAaga GTAGAAAGAGGTCACACTCTCCTAGAGAACGTGTAGAATACCGAGACAATCGCATGGCTGTACCAGAGAGATCCCTAAGCCATGGGCGTGACCCTAGCCTTGGATCTCACGCGGGTTCATCACGTGGTCGAGATCCAAGAGTTGATGAGCGAATGCGTAGAATGTCTCCTGAGCAGATAGGAAGGGACAGATACAG TGGCAGAGCTGAATCACCAAGTCGGAGATATGAAAAGGAGCGTGGAATGGAAGAATATGTTGAACAGCGCCGAGAGCGTCGGTCTCCCATATCAAGATCAAGAGAAGTTGAAAGGAAGGATCCTCATCGACATAGAGATTATGACAG GCATGAACGGGACCATTATGATGAACGACGACGTGATGACCCAAGAAGAGAAGATCGTGAAAGGGAGCagttgagagagcgagagttgagggagagggagttgaggGATAGAGAGCtgttaaaggaaagggagagagtagagcTGATGGAGCGGGAACaagaacgtgaaagagagagaatgagagaagtggATGACAGGAGAG GACGCTATGCAAGAGAGCATGAATttgcaagggagagagaagtagtggTACGTGGTGGTGGCAGGGagtatgaaggagaaagagagttctATTCACCAAGGGGACGGCCAGAGATAGATGCAAGAGTTATGCCTGTTGATGATCGACGAGCCTACGAAGACCCAGCATATGATAGATATCAGA GTGAACGTGAACGTAGCCGTTATGAAGCAGGTCGTGATCGATATGAAGAATTATCTTTACATGATCGTCGAGGACTGCCTCCTATGGAGGATCGACGCTCAGATCGCAGAGGCCCTCCAATTGATACTCGTTTTCCAGATGAACGTAGAAG AAGTGGAGGTAGCCTTGACCCAAGAGCTCATGAAGCATGGGTGGAGGAGCATCGTGGAATGGAGCGGTTGGAGAGAGCAGAGCACTTTGCCCCCCATGTTCCCCCTCGTCATCGCCACCAACCAGACTGGGTGGGAGGCCGTCCACCTGCAGCTTGGGAAAGGCATAAACACCCCAG GCATGAAGACTGGGGAGATGAGTATGGTGTTGCAGTTGGCAGTCgaggtggagaatggggagaggaaccTCATGAGTGGGTAGGGGACCGTCAGGGTCCTTTGCCACCCCATCAAGAACAGTGGAGTCATCCCAG AAGGAGCTACAGGGACGAATGGGGAGCCAGAGGAAGCGAGTGGGTTGATCGGCCTCTTCCTGCTTATTCTGGTGGGCGTGATTTGGGTCCTCCTGCACCCCAGGGACCTTCAGTTGGAAGGGCAGATCACAGTCAGCCTCCACCACTAGGACGCAGGACTCGCAGGGAGCCAGTGGAGCAAGTCATAGACCCACCTCCCTTGGCTGGATCTTCAAGCTGCCATCATCT GCCTCCTAGCAGTGAGGATGAGGGTATTGAAAGTGCCTTGGTGCCTCCCAGAGGTGGGGATGCAGGCACTCCCCCACCCCCGGACCAGGACCAGGCACTCATGCCAGGTAATGACG GGGAGTTGTGGGAGTATGATCCTGGCAGAGGTTCATGGGTGCGAAGGGCAGCCGATGCTCCACCAGCACCTGAAGCTGAGTCACCTTCTAAGAAGGAAAAGTCCTTGTCAGAACCTCCGCAGGAAG CAGAGAGTGAAAATGGAGGCACtgcagagataaagaaaaggagtacACCAGAAGAACCTGTCATTGAGGAAGTAACAGCCAAAAAAACACGAGTAGAAGCTCCAGCAGATGTTGAGGAGCCTGAAAACACCCTGCAAGAGAAGGATACATTCAGTGACAtcagtgatgatgctgatgacattcttaatCAAGAG GTTGGAggatacaatgatgatgatagtcgcAACTTGAGTTCAAGTCAGTTGGAG GATTCACGGAACATGAGCCGTGAGAATGGACCGTCATATGATG atctGTTGGATGATGAAGAAGCCATTCACCTTGAGGAGATCAGTGATGATGAGTTAGAAGAAGATCGTCAGGCTAAATTTA ATGTTGCAGGTGCTTTGGATATAAACTGGGCTTCTCTTGTGCGTGATACCCCAGCAACACATGAGGTTGCGGCAGGAACAGCTCTCAAGAGATTCAGTCCTGCTCACCTGCTGGCACGGATAGGAGTGTCTACTAGATATGCTAGAAAAGAAGTGATAGAAAAAGTCAGAGCTGTGTGTGCTGCAGACGCTGCTAAAGATGAAG AACCCAAGGACATTGAAGTGCCACCTGTAGTGGACTCCACAGGTGTTGTTCGCTTAATAAAGGCACGAGAGGAGAGCCGCCAAAGAATCCTGGATAGTATTGGTCCCAACAGGAGAGCTCTCTGTGCAAGGCAGGATATTGCCCTAag